In Fibrobacter sp. UWR3, one DNA window encodes the following:
- a CDS encoding metal ABC transporter permease: MYGMPIDTLLFYLDFPFVRYAIIVGVLVSLCSSLLGVTLVLKRYSYIGDGLSHVAFGALAIAAVLKVTNNMLIILPVTIAVAVLLLCTGKNARIKGDAAVAMVSVGALAIGYLLMNIFSTSANISGDVCTTLFGSTSILTLKLEEVILCIALSCVVLFCFVLFYNKIFSITFDENFARATGVNTALFNLLIAVIVATIIVLAMNLVGALLVSALVVFPALSAMRVFKSFFSVTVAAATISVICSLIGIVVAILAGTPVGSTIVAADIVVFGLFYLIGIARNGGN; encoded by the coding sequence ATGTACGGTATGCCAATTGATACGCTTCTTTTCTACCTGGACTTTCCCTTCGTGCGCTACGCGATTATCGTAGGCGTACTCGTATCGCTCTGTTCGTCGCTGCTGGGCGTTACCCTCGTACTCAAGCGCTACTCCTATATCGGCGACGGCCTTTCGCACGTCGCATTCGGCGCACTTGCCATTGCAGCAGTACTCAAGGTGACAAACAACATGCTCATCATCTTGCCGGTAACCATAGCCGTGGCAGTACTCCTGCTCTGCACCGGGAAAAACGCTCGCATCAAGGGCGATGCCGCCGTCGCCATGGTATCGGTCGGTGCGCTTGCCATCGGCTACCTGCTGATGAACATATTTTCCACTTCGGCAAACATCTCGGGCGACGTGTGCACCACGCTTTTCGGTTCCACGTCCATCCTCACGCTGAAACTGGAAGAGGTCATCCTGTGCATAGCGCTCTCGTGCGTGGTTCTTTTCTGCTTCGTCCTCTTCTACAACAAGATTTTCTCCATCACGTTCGACGAGAATTTCGCACGAGCCACAGGCGTCAACACTGCGCTTTTCAACCTGCTGATTGCGGTCATCGTCGCAACGATTATCGTACTCGCCATGAACCTTGTGGGTGCGCTTTTGGTATCGGCCCTCGTGGTTTTCCCGGCACTTTCGGCCATGCGCGTATTCAAGAGCTTTTTCTCGGTAACGGTCGCTGCGGCCACCATATCCGTGATTTGCTCGCTTATCGGCATCGTAGTCGCTATTCTCGCCGGAACTCCCGTGGGTTCGACCATCGTGGCGGCGGATATCGTAGTTTTCGGTCTATTCTACCTGATAGGTATTGCACGAAACGGCGGTAACTAA
- a CDS encoding metal ABC transporter ATP-binding protein: protein MNEIIPLIKCRQLTLGYGSKDLVRDLDYDVNVGDYLCIIGRNGSGKTTFLRGIAGLLKPKSGDIELCEGLKRSEIGYLPQMTLVQRDFPASVEEIVLSAFQGKFRLLPFYGRAQRERAMECMALTRTESLRKSCFRELSGGQKQRVLLARALCAAERLLLLDEPVTGLDPESTETMYRVINDLHKKGMTIVMVTHDVDSALDDATRVMNFDQISVKGR from the coding sequence ATGAACGAAATAATCCCTCTGATCAAATGCCGCCAGCTGACGCTCGGCTACGGAAGCAAGGACCTGGTCCGCGACTTGGATTACGACGTGAATGTCGGGGACTACCTCTGCATCATCGGACGCAACGGTTCCGGCAAGACAACGTTCCTCCGTGGAATCGCAGGCTTGCTCAAGCCCAAGTCCGGAGATATCGAACTCTGCGAAGGGCTCAAGCGCAGTGAAATCGGTTACCTGCCGCAGATGACGCTAGTCCAGAGGGATTTTCCCGCATCGGTGGAAGAAATCGTTCTTTCCGCATTCCAGGGCAAGTTCCGCCTGCTGCCGTTTTATGGACGGGCCCAGCGGGAGCGCGCCATGGAATGCATGGCGCTCACCCGCACCGAAAGCTTGCGCAAGTCGTGCTTCCGCGAGCTTTCGGGGGGCCAAAAGCAGCGCGTGCTTTTGGCCCGGGCCCTCTGTGCTGCCGAACGCTTATTGCTTCTCGACGAACCGGTGACGGGACTCGATCCCGAATCTACGGAAACGATGTACCGCGTCATCAATGACCTACACAAGAAGGGCATGACCATCGTGATGGTCACGCACGACGTGGACTCCGCCCTGGACGATGCTACCCGCGTGATGAACTTCGACCAAATATCAGTTAAAGGAAGATAA
- a CDS encoding metal ABC transporter substrate-binding protein, whose product MKKVASIAISFFALAFMLTACNTESGKKDSAPKKISVVATIYPQYDWLKNVIGERADAVDLKLLIKNGTDLHSYKPSAKDIATIAKADLVVYVGGESDEWIEKALAATPKEGRVALNLMKALGDRIKEEEVVEGMQVEEHHEHAKVTEPAEATSEHHHHEEVENDEHIWLSLVAAKYLVGVDIVKALVKIDTANAETYRSNAADYTVKLNEIDDEYADAVAEATHETILFGDRFPFRYLVDDYGIKYYAAFAGCSAESEASFETVTFLANKMDSLALPAILTIDGSDGKIARAILDASKNSKNAQVLTLNSMQSVTDEQIKAGVDYLSIMRDNLEVLKKALK is encoded by the coding sequence ATGAAAAAAGTTGCATCCATTGCAATATCGTTTTTCGCGTTAGCGTTCATGCTGACCGCATGCAACACGGAATCCGGGAAAAAGGATTCCGCACCGAAAAAGATTTCCGTCGTCGCAACCATCTACCCGCAGTACGACTGGTTGAAGAACGTGATTGGCGAGCGTGCCGATGCAGTTGACCTGAAACTGCTCATCAAGAACGGCACCGACCTTCACAGCTACAAGCCCTCGGCCAAGGACATTGCGACCATCGCCAAGGCCGACCTTGTCGTTTACGTGGGCGGCGAGTCTGACGAATGGATTGAGAAGGCACTTGCGGCTACCCCGAAGGAAGGGCGCGTCGCGCTGAACCTGATGAAGGCTCTCGGCGACCGCATCAAGGAAGAAGAAGTCGTGGAGGGCATGCAGGTAGAGGAACATCATGAGCATGCCAAGGTCACCGAGCCTGCCGAGGCGACCTCCGAGCATCATCACCACGAAGAAGTCGAGAACGACGAGCACATCTGGCTTTCGCTGGTAGCGGCCAAATACCTGGTTGGCGTGGACATCGTCAAAGCCCTGGTCAAAATCGACACCGCAAATGCCGAAACATACAGATCGAACGCAGCTGACTATACTGTCAAGCTGAACGAAATTGACGACGAATATGCCGATGCCGTTGCCGAGGCGACCCACGAAACTATCCTGTTCGGCGACCGTTTCCCGTTTCGCTATCTGGTGGACGATTATGGCATTAAGTACTATGCCGCATTTGCCGGCTGTTCCGCCGAGAGCGAAGCGAGTTTCGAGACTGTAACCTTCCTTGCGAACAAGATGGATTCGCTTGCGCTCCCCGCCATTTTGACTATCGACGGCAGCGACGGGAAAATCGCCCGGGCGATTCTCGATGCGAGCAAGAACTCCAAGAACGCGCAGGTCTTGACGCTCAATTCGATGCAGTCGGTGACGGACGAACAGATAAAGGCCGGCGTCGATTACCTCTCCATCATGCGCGACAATCTGGAAGTATTGAAAAAGGCTTTAAAATAA
- a CDS encoding Fur family transcriptional regulator produces MICKLEYKTKTRQVIMDFMVKNPDRIFKASDIAQDLRSVSLSTIYRNLARLEKAGIVQIVGAEENKELQYRYTGPSKCQEKMHLVCKECGKFFHLEGPALKMLQLSVQRVSGFELDQQQSVLLGRCAGCSIAAKKPLPRSRMHHV; encoded by the coding sequence ATGATTTGCAAATTAGAATACAAGACGAAAACGCGACAAGTCATCATGGACTTCATGGTCAAGAATCCTGACCGGATTTTCAAGGCCTCCGACATTGCCCAGGACCTGCGCTCCGTTTCCCTGAGCACCATCTACAGGAACCTCGCCCGTCTCGAAAAAGCGGGTATCGTCCAGATTGTCGGGGCCGAAGAGAACAAGGAACTCCAGTACCGCTACACGGGCCCGAGCAAGTGCCAGGAGAAAATGCACCTCGTGTGCAAGGAATGCGGCAAGTTTTTCCACCTGGAAGGCCCCGCACTCAAGATGCTGCAACTTTCGGTACAGCGCGTAAGCGGCTTTGAACTGGACCAGCAGCAGTCGGTTCTGCTCGGGCGCTGCGCCGGATGCTCCATAGCCGCGAAGAAGCCCCTCCCGCGGAGTCGTATGCACCATGTTTAA
- the htpG gene encoding molecular chaperone HtpG — translation MATEKMEFQTEVRDMLNLMINSLYSNKEIFLRELVSNAADALDKRRFLSLSNAELLPQGTQLRIDISVNKEGKRIVVEDNGIGMNKDDLINCLGTIARSGTKNFIKNLKESDKGRVDLIGQFGVGFYSVFMVAKKVEVLTLKAGETQGYLWSSEGTGEFEISEAPRDKVGTKITLYLKDDEDAEDFASEWKIKDIVQKYSGFVSYGIYFHPEATKNDKGELEEKPEERLNEKQALWRQSEKEVTEEQYKDFYNVISHEADEPAAWSHSHAEGSQEFWSLVYIPSKAPFNIWHNDALHGLKLYVKKVFIMDDCKDLLPPWLRFVRGVVDSEDLPLNVSREILQNNKIITNIRKHVIKKVLDTLQNMADKDAAKYNAWWRELGMVLKEGFYMNWEHLDELKKLLRFESTKTEGDALVGLDEYVKRMPEGQKEIYYLIGDKNAVKSNPMLEAFKAKGYEVLLMSDGIDEFMMSSLTEFGDKKFHDIARGDVDFEKTEDEKKAEEANKGIFKGLCENLQKVLDEDIKEVRVSSRLKDSPCCLVTSEDAMSAQMERMMKAMGQKNLPKSKRILEINPTHPICEMLKKKVEAKEDLGDWPKALYGQALLAEGSPLPNPAEYVSAITKLLTASVK, via the coding sequence ATGGCAACAGAGAAGATGGAATTCCAGACCGAAGTTCGCGACATGCTGAACTTGATGATCAACTCCCTTTACAGCAACAAGGAAATCTTCCTCCGCGAACTCGTTTCCAACGCGGCGGACGCACTGGACAAGCGCCGTTTCCTCTCGCTTTCAAACGCAGAACTCTTGCCGCAGGGCACGCAGCTGCGCATCGACATCTCGGTGAACAAGGAAGGCAAGCGCATCGTTGTGGAAGACAACGGTATCGGCATGAACAAGGACGACTTGATCAACTGCCTGGGCACCATCGCCCGTAGCGGCACCAAGAACTTCATCAAGAATTTGAAGGAAAGCGACAAGGGCAGAGTCGATCTCATCGGTCAGTTCGGTGTGGGCTTCTACTCCGTGTTCATGGTCGCAAAGAAGGTCGAAGTTTTGACCCTTAAGGCCGGCGAAACTCAGGGTTACCTGTGGTCTTCCGAAGGCACGGGCGAATTCGAGATTTCCGAAGCCCCGCGCGACAAGGTGGGCACCAAGATTACTTTGTACCTGAAGGACGACGAAGACGCCGAAGACTTCGCAAGCGAATGGAAAATCAAGGACATCGTCCAGAAGTACAGCGGCTTCGTGAGCTACGGCATTTACTTCCACCCCGAAGCAACGAAGAACGACAAGGGCGAACTCGAAGAAAAGCCCGAAGAACGTTTGAACGAAAAGCAGGCATTGTGGCGCCAGAGCGAAAAGGAAGTCACCGAAGAACAGTACAAGGACTTCTACAACGTCATCAGCCACGAAGCCGACGAACCGGCCGCTTGGAGCCACAGCCACGCCGAAGGTTCCCAGGAATTCTGGAGCCTCGTGTACATTCCGTCCAAGGCCCCGTTCAACATCTGGCACAACGATGCACTGCACGGACTCAAGCTCTACGTGAAGAAAGTCTTTATCATGGACGACTGCAAGGACCTGCTGCCGCCTTGGCTCCGTTTTGTGCGCGGCGTGGTAGATAGCGAAGACTTGCCGCTGAACGTGTCCCGCGAAATCTTGCAGAACAACAAGATTATCACCAACATCCGCAAGCACGTCATCAAGAAAGTGCTCGACACCTTGCAGAACATGGCCGACAAGGATGCCGCGAAGTACAACGCCTGGTGGCGCGAACTCGGCATGGTCTTGAAGGAAGGCTTCTACATGAACTGGGAACATCTTGACGAACTCAAGAAGCTGCTCCGCTTCGAAAGCACCAAGACGGAGGGCGACGCTCTCGTGGGCCTTGACGAATACGTGAAGCGCATGCCGGAAGGCCAGAAGGAAATCTACTACCTCATCGGCGACAAGAACGCCGTGAAGTCCAACCCGATGCTCGAAGCTTTCAAGGCCAAGGGCTACGAGGTGTTGCTCATGAGCGACGGCATCGATGAATTCATGATGTCGAGCCTCACCGAATTCGGCGACAAGAAGTTCCACGACATCGCCCGCGGCGACGTGGATTTCGAAAAGACCGAAGACGAAAAGAAGGCCGAAGAAGCCAACAAGGGAATCTTTAAGGGCCTCTGCGAAAACCTGCAGAAAGTCTTGGACGAAGACATCAAGGAAGTCCGCGTGTCTAGCCGCCTGAAGGATAGCCCCTGCTGCCTCGTGACGAGCGAAGACGCCATGAGCGCCCAGATGGAACGCATGATGAAGGCCATGGGCCAGAAGAACTTGCCGAAGTCCAAGCGCATTCTGGAAATCAACCCGACGCACCCGATTTGCGAAATGCTCAAGAAGAAGGTCGAAGCGAAGGAAGATTTGGGTGACTGGCCGAAGGCCCTCTACGGTCAGGCTCTGCTTGCCGAAGGTTCTCCGCTTCCGAACCCGGCTGAATACGTCAGTGCGATTACAAAATTGCTGACAGCAAGTGTGAAGTGA